The Terriglobia bacterium sequence GCGTGTGCCGTTCGACCGCGCACGTTCGCGTCGGCCTCGGCGCCAGTCGCCAGGATGTCAACGTGTCGGTGCGCGGCGGACGCCGGGTCGAGATCAAGGGAGTGCCCAAGGCAGGATGGGCGCCAAGGCTGGTTCACGGCGAAGCGGTTCGCCAGGTCAACATGCTCAGGCTGCGGGAAGAATTACACCGGCGCGGCTGCACCGCACCCGGAACGATCGCAGTGGATTCTGCGGACGTGACGGATCTGTTTGCCAATTCCGAGTACCAGCCTCTCCGCCGCGAGGCTTGGGAGCAGTGGGTGAAAGAGCAAAAACGGCGGACCGGCTTCGAGCTGGGCGTGGGAGCATTCGTTGTCCAGGCTGTGCGGCTGAAGGGCCTGACAGGAACTCTCTCCTGGCCGTCACAGCCGGACCTCACCTTTGCCCACGAACTGGCCGGGCGCGTACGCGTGATCTCCGGATTGGATCAGCCTCCCATCCTGTTGAGCGGGGAAAAATGGCCGGATTACCGGGGAGCACTCCAGGAGTTGCGCCGGGTGCGATCCCGGCTGCACTGTGAAACCGAGGATGCGATCGTCGTGGTCTGGGGACCGGAGGAGGACTGCCGTACCGCGGCCGACGAGATTCGCCTCCGCTATGCCGACGCCACTGCGGGCGTACCCAATGAAACGCGCCAGCCGTTCGAGGACGGCAGTACGGATTTCGAACGTATTCTGCCCGGACCGGACCGCATGTATCCGGACACCGACAGCCCGCCGACGCGAGTCACCCGCGAACGCGTATCACGGCTGCAGGCGAACCTGGCCGAGAAGCCCTGGCAGCGCGAGACACGCTATGCTGCCGTAGGAGTGCCGGCCGCGACCACCCACTTCCTGATTCGCCGGGGCGGCGCGGCGATGGTCGATCGCGTCGTCGCGGAGTGCGGCGCCGACCTGCGACAGGCATGTTTCCTTTTCGGCGAGCGGCTCGTAGGTTTGCGGCGGGCGGGCATTGCCGTCCACCAGATTCCGGCGGAACGCTGGTGCGAGTTCTTCCGGGCGCTGGTCGCCCGCCCGGTGCTGTTCGAGGCCAGGGACATCCTGGTGCGGCGCATGGCGGAAACCCCCGGCGAAAGCCTGCCTGGGATCCTGGAGAAACACGGGTTCAATCAGACGCCGGAAGACTGGCGCGCGAGCCTGCTGCAGCGTGTCGCCGAGTCGGCTCAGGCCGCCTACCGCAAAGATTCGGAGTTAGTGCGCCGCCTTGCGATGGGGCGGATGATGTCCGGTCTGCTGGGCCGGGTACCCGCGCGCGAAGTCGCCGCGGCACTGCGAAGCAGGATGGAGGAAATTCAATGAGCGCAGAGACGCGGGACGAACTCAAAGGGTACAGGGGGAGAGCCCGCGCCAGGCTCGCCGCCCTCGGGCTGCGCGTCTGGAGCGAAGTGCGTC is a genomic window containing:
- the gatE gene encoding Glu-tRNA(Gln) amidotransferase subunit GatE; the encoded protein is MDQKIDYAEVGLIAGLEVHQQLMTERKMFCHCPAGLYTDTHDGVVLRHMRPTLSELGEYDGTALMEFKTKKNIIYLLHQRNVCTYEMDDTPPFLVNQQAVDIAIEQCLMLGCDIVDEVHIARKQYLDGSIPTGFQRTAIVGVNGRLPFRGREISIIQVSVEEDSCREVSDQGHLIVWRTDRLGMPLIETVTGPDLHTPEEVEEAILLVGRVCRSTAHVRVGLGASRQDVNVSVRGGRRVEIKGVPKAGWAPRLVHGEAVRQVNMLRLREELHRRGCTAPGTIAVDSADVTDLFANSEYQPLRREAWEQWVKEQKRRTGFELGVGAFVVQAVRLKGLTGTLSWPSQPDLTFAHELAGRVRVISGLDQPPILLSGEKWPDYRGALQELRRVRSRLHCETEDAIVVVWGPEEDCRTAADEIRLRYADATAGVPNETRQPFEDGSTDFERILPGPDRMYPDTDSPPTRVTRERVSRLQANLAEKPWQRETRYAAVGVPAATTHFLIRRGGAAMVDRVVAECGADLRQACFLFGERLVGLRRAGIAVHQIPAERWCEFFRALVARPVLFEARDILVRRMAETPGESLPGILEKHGFNQTPEDWRASLLQRVAESAQAAYRKDSELVRRLAMGRMMSGLLGRVPAREVAAALRSRMEEIQ